Genomic DNA from Flavobacteriales bacterium:
GGTGGATGCTCCCTTGGGTATCGGTATGAACATGATGGAGCTTTCTAGATCCATGGAACTTCCTGTGGAAGGCACCTGTGGCGGAATGGCCATGTGCGCATCCTGTCAGATGTACATAGAAAGTGAACACGACCTACTGGAGCGCAATGATGATGAGCAAGCGATGCTGGATGAGGCCTGGCATGTCCAGGATAACAGTCGATTGGGGTGTCAGATCCCTATTTCAGAACAGTTGGAAGGCTTGGTCGTACGTATTGCTCCTGAGTGAGACCCGAGCTTAAGAAGCAGAATGATGATCGCTCATCACTCGTAGTTCTTCTGGAATCTCACAAACGGGAATCGGGACCATCTTGTGCAGGTTGGCACGGTGTAGT
This window encodes:
- a CDS encoding 2Fe-2S iron-sulfur cluster binding domain-containing protein, with product MEESVHITIIDREGVPHEVDAPLGIGMNMMELSRSMELPVEGTCGGMAMCASCQMYIESEHDLLERNDDEQAMLDEAWHVQDNSRLGCQIPISEQLEGLVVRIAPE